A stretch of DNA from Leopardus geoffroyi isolate Oge1 chromosome B3, O.geoffroyi_Oge1_pat1.0, whole genome shotgun sequence:
taagtttttaacattaattctaTTTTCCACTAATGTACCAAAGAAGCCTTTTCAAACAGATACTATACTATAAGAGAATAGTATAGTGAATCTCCATGGAAGTGTCACCCAGCTCCAGCAATTACTATCATTTTTCTGATATTGTTGCATATAACCCCctacattttttctatttttctttccgcTCTCTTTTTTCCTGGAGATTTTAAAGGCAGATAGATTCTAgtcatttatcatttcatttgaaATAGTTGagtataaaataaactataaatggTCCTACTTTGGGTCATTTGGATCAAGGCATAAGACATACCACGTGCTATAGTCCAAATCTCCTGAGCAAGGCAACTACTTGGCTGTTTTTACAGCACACATACTACAGTGGTAAGTGCTCAAGTGGAGGGTCTGTTAGAAACTCTGAGTCACTGGTTCATCTCATAGCAGGAGATGCCTTTGAGTGCTGATCTGGGTGACTACCCAGAAGCTTCTTTGAGATACCACTATTAGCTTTGAGGGCAGCCCATTATTTTTGGTAGCTTGCAAGGAAGTGTCATCGTGccttattaatattttgaatattcctCAAATTTAAATGGGGAAAGGCGAGAAGGGTGGCGCGGGTGTGCCCTGTGGTGGATAAGGCAAATAGGAACAACACCTTGGGCACACAGAGAACCAGGGTTCTCTGTGAATGTGAAGAGAAAGTCATTGTTAGAATTCTTCATTTTAGTGGGAGAGCCCACTACAGTGGACCAAGTTGAACATTTGCATTCCCTTCCACTTAGCTTTCCAACCTGTGTTCTAGAGAATGCTGTCTACTAGCAAAGGACATGATGCAGGTAGTTTGTAAGCATCACTGAGATCATGTCAGTTAACAATGCAGAGCACCTCTGAGGAAAGTAGATAGAGTAAGAAGTAAAAAGcgtggtgaggggcgcctgggtggcgcagtcggttaagcgtccgacttcagccaggtcacgatctcgcggtctgtgagttcgagcccctcgtcgggctctgggctgatggctcagagcctggagcctgtttctgattctgtgtctccctctctctctgcccctcccccgttcatgctctgtctctctctgtcccaaaaataaattaaaaaaaaaaaaaaaaaagcgtggtGAAGAATGCCATCCTCTGCCTCCTTGGGGCTGTGCTTAATTGTATTCTTTCTTATGCCTGGCTTAGCTCGGCAGACGACCCATTCCTTCTGTATGCCACGCTGCACTCGGGGAACCACTGCAAGTTTATCACAAAAGATCTGATGCGGGACCACAAGGCCTGTCTACATGATGCCAAGACCCAGCGCCTCTTCTTTAAGTGGCAGCAGGGCCATCAGCTAGCAATCATTAATAGGCTTCCAGGATCAAAAATAACCTTTCAGGTATGTTATTTGTTCTCTACATAATGCCAACAGAGTCAagtacagtatatatatatatatatatatatgtatatatatatatatatatatatatagtaagaatGTGGCATAGTCAAAGAATGTTGCACTTAGTTGAAGGTTctgaatgctttctttttctcagctgtaGTTTGGTATTTGGGATTAGCCAGCTCCTGGACACAGAAAGTCTGCCAGAGCAAAAGTTTCCATAGACCAGCCTCACATCACGTTAATTGACATATCAAAAACATCTGAGATGTCATCAATTGTGACTTCAGTTATGTCACCGATTATAACTCCTcatacatgttttttattttcctgaaaattcCTTATCCCTTATGGTTCGTCATATTTCTGCTAAGTAACTCTTTTTCCTGTTAGTTCACTTCTGCGGCATGGTCTCAATTGAGTTCTCCTTTGGTTCTAGTTTAGATGCCTGCAAATATGAGATCTCTTATCTCTTGTgtgaaagcaaagggaaaaaatccaAAGGCAAGCTATTATAGAAAAATACACTAGCCAATGTATATGTGGTCCATTGgtcaaaaaatatacaaaacaacagCTCTATAGGAAAAATCAAGACTGGGGGAAACTATTCAGGACAACTGACTTGGTTTCCTCAACAACAACAGAATGAcaagaaaaacagagatgaaaagtaaagCTCTAATTAAAATTAACAGATAATTCAGTCATGATGTAATAACCTAATTTCAACTCCTAATCAAAGAAATCAACtgtaaaatatatgtacacatatttaaTAATTGGGGAAATGTAATTGTAGATATCTGATGATAAGGAATTTTTAACTCTTAAGTGTAATAATAGTATTGatcttatatttacaaaatagatccttactttttaaaggtatatactgaggggtgcctggatggctcagtcagttgagcttccaactcttaatttcggctcaggtcatgatcccagagttctggggtcaagccccacctcgggctgtacactgagcatgaagcctgcttcagattctttctccctctgcccctctctcccactttctctctctctcacaaataaaaataaaggtacatACTAAATATTATAGAAGAAGGGATATGATAGCTGAGATTTGCTTCACAATAATCTTGGGGGGTGGTatggatgaaataaaattatccaTGAGTTGATAATGGCTGAAGCTGGGTGGTGCATACATGGGAGTTCATTATACTATTTCTCTATTTTGtatatatgaaaattttctttcagtcCAAATATAGACTCTCCTGTAGAGACACTTTAACCTTAAAGATGAActctcccccaaaaaagaaaccccTAATGCTAGGGTTCATCTTCACAGAGCTAGCTGCTCTTTGAAAATCCATTGTTAAGTAAGACAGAGAATACTCCTGAAGCAAACTGAGAAGTTgtcagaaaagaaagggaaatggcCAGGTAACCCCTCTGTGTTGTTCTCAATGTTTGGCTCCCTTTTTAATTCAACAGCATATCCCCAGTTATGACACAGTGGTGCAAACAACTGGAGACTCATGGCACATACCATATGATGAAGACTTGTTGGAAAGATATTCCTATGAAGTGCCAACCAAATGGCTGTGCCTTCACCGAAAGACATAAAGACTATACCCCATGCAGAACTTGTGTTTGGGTGCCCTTCTGGTTGGCATCAGAGCTCTTCAGTCAGTGCTCGCTTAGAGCATTGCTCCTGTGTGATCCACTTTGTCCTGTTTGGTCCAGGTGTCAAcaaattgagggtttttttttttaattaaataaaatataatatctttTCATAAGCagttgtgtttgtattttttttttaccagccaTTTGTTTTTGGAGAATTTATCCATAGTTGGGGAAGTCAGGGCAGAGTGAAGTCTGCGTTTCTCCTGTCGGGCCAGCTTGGCCATTCACTTGGACAACAGGTGCTTCTGGTATCCATTTTGCTACCCCTGACCTCACCTTCCAGGTCCACAAATAGTAGAGCCAGTGCATCTAGGCCTAGGCTACTCATGTTGTTTCTAAACCCCTTCTACCATTtctggcatgatctcatcctctACACATGATCTGCTACTCACACTGAATCACTTATGGTCCTCTGTGATAAACTGGCCAAGAAATCAGAAGCTTATTAGCAACTTTTACTTACCACCCAATGatttgagtgggagagaaaggagcagtttgttctctttagccTGTGGTCATTTCTTCATTCTACAATGCCTTTTTCAAATTGGTTCAATATTTTGTGAACACTATTAATTCCATCACTCAGAATATGAGGGCTTTTTAAaggatacagattttttttcatttaatcaagTTTGACTTAGTTTTACAAAGTGATTAACTTTTCATGTTTGCCTCTCTTTTACTTCCTTGCCAGCCTGCTTATACCTCACTGGGCCTTAATTTTAGCTGGAAATATTCATGTCCACAatactttatgttttttctttattcatacaTGCTGTATGATTTAATACTCAAGAATAGGCAaaaccgggggcacctgggtggcccagtcagttaagcatccgactcttgattttggctcaggtcatgatctcacagttcgtgagtttgagccccacatcgggctctgtgctgacagtgcagaacctctataggattctctctgtttctctctctactcctccctcatttgtgcactctctctctcaaaaataaataataaataaacttaaaaaaaaaaaaaagaacaaggcaaaCCCAGTCTATGGTGATAAAAATCACAATAGTAGTTGCCTGAGGCAAGAGCACAAGAGACCTTTCTGGAGGGTGATATAAAGTTCCCTCTATATTGATCTGGGTGATGCTAACTTAGGTGTATGTGTATACTGGTCGATTTATCACACTACTTAAAATGGATGCCTTTACAACAATGTAGCTCAAAAAACATTAACCTTAAAAAGATAgttattggggctcctggatggttcagtcaaatgtctgacttcagctcgggtcatgatctcacagtttgtgagttcgagccccgcatcaggctctgtgctgacaagctcggagcctggtgtc
This window harbors:
- the LOC123583553 gene encoding mitochondrial ribonuclease P catalytic subunit isoform X4 gives rise to the protein MRDVIDGGDQYKKTTPQELERFQNFVKCCPPFDIVIDGLNVAKTFPKARESQVLLHVVSQLAKQNLQLLVLGRKHMLTQHSRWRKDEMKKVQKQASCFFADNISADDPFLLYATLHSGNHCKFITKDLMRDHKACLHDAKTQRLFFKWQQGHQLAIINRLPGSKITFQHIPSYDTVVQTTGDSWHIPYDEDLLERYSYEVPTKWLCLHRKT